Proteins encoded within one genomic window of Lampris incognitus isolate fLamInc1 chromosome 1, fLamInc1.hap2, whole genome shotgun sequence:
- the LOC130109855 gene encoding protocadherin gamma-A11-like produces MGHKGLHSAGVVCGLSLILPLLRSVYGDISYSFPEEMKQGSVIGNIAKDLGLDVGRLSARKARIDTVGKTRRYCDINPSKGDLIVAERIDREALCGKKASCLLKLDLVLENPLELHRISLHIQDINDNSPLFKKDIIKMEIHESTEKGARFSLDEAHDADIGENTVKGYSLQNNGNFVLNIDPKSGGRKFSELVLEKKLDRENQQQINLLLTAEDGGAPQRSGTVEIHVTVLDANDNAPVFSQAAYKASLPENSPLGTTVITVSATDADEGVNGEVTYELDHVLDESRNAFSLNQKTGEVRVNGPIDYEEESSYEIRISAKDGLGLASYSTLIIDITDVNDNTPVIFIQSFTNPIPENVPPGTEVGIINVQDEDSDNNRQVSCFIQQNIPLKLVPSIKNYYSLVTTGQLDRELVSDYNITITATDEGSPPLFSSKSVHLSVADVNDNPPVFEEQSYNAYVTENNKPGSTLCSVSALDPDWRQNGTVIYSILPGEVNGAPVSSYLSVNGDTGLIHAVRSLDYEQFRSFKVHVMARDNGSPPLSSNVTVSVFITDVNDNSPQILYPAPEGHSFMTELVPKAAHGGSLVSKVIAVDADSGQNAWLSYHIVKSTDPGLFTIGLHSGEIRTQRDISESDNMKQNLIVTVKDNGQPSLSATCSMYLLISDNLAEVPELKDMSYDETNSKLTSYLIIALVSVSTFFLTFITVILGVRFCRRRKPRLLFDGAVAIPSAYLPPNYAEVDGTGTLRSTYNYDAYLTTGSRTSDFKFVRSYNDNTLPADQTLRKSPSDFAVAFGDSDSSSEVGHYLYYTHANTKLQ; encoded by the coding sequence ATGGGACACAAAGGACTCCACTCGGCAGGCGTTGTCTGCGGATTGTCTCTTATTCTTCCCCTGTTACGTTCCGTTTACGGGGATATCAGCTACTCTTTTCCCGAGGAGATGAAACAAGGAAGCGTGATCGGGAATATCGCCAAGGATCTCGGGCTGGATGTGGGCAGATTGTCTGCAAGAAAGGCTCGTATCGACACCGTGGGGAAAACCAGACGGTACTGTGACATAAATCCGAGTAAGGGAGATTTGATCGTTGCCGAGAGGATCGACAGAGAAGCGCTTTGTGGCAAGAAGGCCTCCTGCCTTTTAAAACTGGACCTGGTACTGGAGAATCCATTGGAGCTGCATCGCATCAGTCTCCATATACAAGACATCAATGATAACTCACCTCTGTTTAAGAAGGACATTATAAAAATGGAAATCCATGAGTCGACAGAAAAAGGGGCTCGGTTTTCTTTAGATGAAGCTCACGATGCGGATATTGGAGAGAATACTGTGAAGGGTTATAGTTTACAAAATAATGGCAATTTTGTTTTGAATATTGATCCAAAATCAGGCGGACGAAAATTCAGTGAGCTTGTACTTGAGAAGAAATTAGATCGTGAAAATCAACAGCAAATAAATTTGCTTCTCACGGCTGAGGATGGTGGTGCTCCTCAGAGATCAGGTACTGTAGAGATACACGTCACTGTACTGGATGCTAATGATAACGCCCCAGTGTTTAGCCAGGCTGCTTATAAAGCAAGTTTACCTGAAAACTCTCCTCTAGGTACAACAGTGATTACCGTGAGTGCCACTGATGCTGATGAGGGAGTTAATGGTGAAGTGACGTATGAACTTGATCACGTGTTGGATGAGAGCAGAAATGCTTTTTCCCTTAATCAAAAAACTGGTGAGGTGAGAGTCAATGGGCCAATAGATTATGAAGAAGAGTCCTCTTATGAAATACGAATTAGTGCAAAAGATGGCCTTGGGCTGGCATCATACTCCACCTTAATAATCGATATTACTGATGTAAATGACAACACCCCAGTGATATTTATACAATCATTTACTAACCCGATACCAGAGAACGTGCCACCCGGTACAGAGGTTGGCATCATTAACGTGCAGGATGAAGACTCTGATAATAACCGACAAGTCAGCTGCTTCATTCAGCAAAATATCCCTCTTAAACTGGTTCCCTCCATTAAAAATTACTATTCTCTTGTAACAACGGGTCAATTAGACCGTGAACTAGTATCTGATTACAACATCACAATCACTGCTACTGATGAGggctctcctcctcttttctcctctaaAAGTGTTCACTTATCTGTAGCTGACGTCAACGACAACCCACCTGTGTTTGAGGAGCAGTCCTACAACGCCTACgtgactgaaaacaacaaacctGGATCTACTTTATGTTCCGTTAGTGCCCTAGACCCAGACTGGAGACAAAACGGTACAGTGATTTATTCTATTTTACCTGGAGAGGTGAACGGTGCCCCTGTGTCCTCCTATCTCTCCGTTAACGGAGACACGGGGCTGATCCACGCTGTCAGGTCGTTGGATTATGAACAGTTCAGGAGCTTTAAAGTTCACGTGATGGCGAGAGACAACGGTTCTCCTCCACTCAGCAGCAACGTGACCGTCAGTGTCTTCATAACGGATGTAAATGACAACTCTCCTCAGATACTTTACCCCGCCCCGGAGGGACACTCCTTTATGACTGAACTCGTCCCGAAAGCAGCTCACGGGGGCTCTCTGGTTTCCAAGGTGATAGCGGTGGATGCAGACTCCGGACAGAACGCCTGGCTGTCCTATCATATAGTCAAATCCACTGATCCGGGACTTTTCACTATTGGTCTCCACAGTGGAGAGATCAGGACACAGCGGGACATTTCTGAATCTGACAACATGAAACAGAATCTTATTGTGACAGTGAAAGATAACGGACAGCCCTCTCTGTCTGCCACCTGCTCCATGTATTTGCTGATTTCTGATAACTTGGCTGAAGTGCCAGAACTGAAAGACATGTCTTATGATGAGACTAACTCCAAGCTGACCTCTTATCTGATCATCGCGCTGGTGTCAGTCTCCACCTTTTTCCTGACCTTCATTACTGTCATCCTGGGTGTGAGGTTTTGTCGCAGGAGAAAACCCAGACTGTTGTTTGATGGAGCGGTGGCCATCCCCAGTGCTTATCTGCCTCCTAATTACGCAGAAGTTGACGGAACAGGAACTTTACGCAGCACTTACAATTATGACGCGTATCTGACAACGGGCTCTAGAACCAGTGACTTCAAGTTTGTGAGATCTTACAATGACAACACACTGCCTGCAGACCAGACTCTGAGAAAGTCTCCCTCTGATTTTGCAGTAGCGTTTGGAGATTCTGATTCGTCCTCGGAGGTAGGACACTATCTCTactacacacatgcaaacacaaagctTCAGTAA
- the LOC130109865 gene encoding protocadherin beta-16-like, which yields MGYKGISFAGFIFGLALNVCTFHFTNGDVSYSFPEEMSQGTVIGNIANDLGMDVSRLSARKARIDTEGDTRQYCDINPSKGDLIVAERIDREALCGKKASCLLKLDLVLENPLELHRVSLHIQDINDNSPLFKKYVIKMEIQESTDKGARFSLDEAHDADIGENAVKGYNLPKNDHFLLNVDTKSGGRKSCELVLEKELDRENQQEINLILTALDGGSPQRSGTVVIHVIVLDANDNPPVFSQAVYKVSLPENSPLNTVVVTVSATDADEGVNGEVMYELDHVSENSNAFSLDPKTGEVKVNGPIDYEEESSYEIRISAKDGLGLASYSTLMIDIADVNDNAPVIYIKSMTNPIQENIKPGTEIGIINVQDRDSRNNRQVHCSIQENYHFKIVPSIKNYYSLVTASPLDRELVSDYNITITATDEGSPPLSSSKSVQLSVADVNDNPPVFEEQSYNAYVTENNKPGSTLCSVSALDPDWRQNGTVIYSLLPGEVNGAPVSSYLSVNGDTGLIHAVRSLDYEQFRSFKVHVMARDNGSPPLSSNVTVSVFITDVNDNCPQILYPAPEGHSFMTELVPKAAHGGSLVSKVIAVDADSGQNAWLSYHIVKSTDPGLFTIGLHSGEIRTQRDISESDNMKQNLIVTVKDNGQPSLSATCSMYLLISDNLAEVPELKDMSYDETNSKLTSYLIIALVSVSTFFLTFIIVILGVRFCRRRKPRLLFDGAVAIPSAYLPPNYAEVDGTGTLRRTYNYDAYLTTGSRTSDFKFVRSYNDNTLPADQTLRKCPSDFAEAFGDSDSSSEVGHYLYYTHANTKPQQM from the coding sequence ATGGGATACAAAGGAATTTCCTTTGCAGGCTTTATCTTCGGGTTGGCTCTGAACGTTTGTACATTTCATTTCACCAACGGGGACGTCTCGTATTCCTTTCCAGAGGAGATGAGTCAAGGAACCGTTATCGGGAATATCGCCAATGATCTCGGAATGGACGTGAGCAGATTGTCTGCAAGAAAGGCTCGTATAGACACAGAAGGGGACACCAGACAGTACTGTGACATAAATCCGAGTAAGGGGGATTTGATCGTTGCCGAGAGGATCGACAGAGAAGCGCTTTGTGGCAAGAAGGCCTCCTGCCTTTTAAAACTGGACCTGGTACTGGAGAATCCATTGGAGCTGCATCGCGTCAGTCTCCACATACAAGATATCAATGATAACTCCCCGCTCTTTAAAAAGTACGTAATCAAAATGGAGATCCAGGAATCGACAGACAAAGGAGCTCGCTTTTCTTTAGATGAAGCTCACGATGCGGATATTGGAGAGAATGCTGTGAAGGGATATAATTTACCAAAAAATGATCATTTCCTTTTAAATGTTGATACCAAATCAGGTGGACGCAAATCTTGCGAATTGGTGCTGGAAAAAGAATTAGATCGTGAAAATCAACAGgaaattaatttaattttaacAGCTCTTGATGGTGGTTCTCCTCAGAGATCAGGTACTGTAGTGATACACGTCATTGTACTGGATGCTAATGATAACCCCCCAGTGTTTAGCCAGGCTGTTTATAAAGTAAGTTTACCTGAAAACTCTCCTTTAAATACCGTTGTGGTTACCGTGAGTGCTACTGATGCTGATGAAGGTGTAAATGGAGAAGTGATGTATGAACTCGATCATGTCTCAGAAAACAGCAATGCTTTCTCACTTGATCCAAAAACTGGTGAGGTTAAAGTCAATGGACCAATAGATTATGAGGAAGAGTCTTCATATGAAATAAGAATAAGTGCGAAAGATGGCCTCGGGCTGGCATCATACTCCACTTTAATGATAGATATCGCTGATGTAAATGACAACGCGCCAgtgatatatataaaatccatgaCCAATCCCATACAAGAGAACATTAAACCTGGTACAGAGATTGGCATTATTAACGTACAGGACAGAGACTCCAGGAATAATCGGCAGGTTCACTGCTCGATTCAAGAAAATTATCATTTCAAGATTGTTCCATCCATCAAAAACTATTATTCATTGGTGACAGCGAGCCCGTTAGATCGTGAACTAGTGTCTGATTACAACATTACAATCACTGCTACTGATGAgggctctcctcctctttcctcctctaaAAGTGTTCAGTTATCTGTAGCTGATGTCAACGACAACCCACCTGTGTTTGAGGAGCAGTCCTACAACGCCTACgtgactgaaaacaacaaacctGGATCTACTTTATGTTCCGTTAGTGCCCTAGACCCAGACTGGAGACAAAACGGTACAGTGATTTATTCTCTTTTACCTGGGGAGGTGAACGGTGCCCCGGTGTCCTCCTATCTCTCCGTTAACGGAGACACGGGGCTGATCCACGCTGTCAGGTCGTTGGATTATGAACAGTTCAGGAGCTTTAAAGTTCACGTGATGGCGAGAGACAACGGTTCTCCTCCACTCAGCAGCAACGTGACCGTCAGTGTCTTCATAAcggatgtgaatgacaactgtcctcAGATACTTTACCCCGCCCCGGAGGGACACTCCTTCATGACTGAACTCGTCCCGAAAGCAGCTCACGGGGGCTCTCTAGTGTCCAAGGTGATAGCGGTGGATGCAGACTCCGGACAGAACGCCTGGCTGTCCTATCATATAGTCAAATCCACTGATCCGGGACTTTTCACTATTGGTCTCCACAGTGGAGAGATCAGGACACAGCGGGACATTTCTGAATCTGACAACATGAAACAGAATCTTATTGTGACAGTGAAAGATAACGGACAGCCCTCTCTGTCTGCCACCTGCTCCATGTATTTACTGATTTCTGATAACTTGGCTGAAGTGCCAGAACTGAAAGACATGTCTTATGATGAGACTAACTCCAAGCTGACCTCTTATCTGATCATCGCGCTGGTGTCAGTCTCCACCTTTTTCCTGACCTTCATTATTGTCATCCTGGGTGTGAGGTTTTGTCGCAGGAGAAAACCCAGACTGTTGTTTGATGGAGCGGTGGCCATCCCCAGTGCTTATCTGCCTCCTAATTACGCAGAAGTTGACGGAACGGGGACTTTACGCCGCACTTACAATTATGACGCGTATCTGACAACGGGCTCTAGAACCAGTGACTTCAAGTTTGTGAGATCTTACAATGACAACACATTGCCTGCAGACCAGACTCTGAGAAAGTGTCCCTCTGATTTTGCAGAAGCGTTTGGAGATTCTGATTCGTCCTCGGAGGTAGGACACTATCTCTactacacacatgcaaacacaaagccTCAGCAAATGTGA
- the LOC130109844 gene encoding protocadherin gamma-A11-like, protein MGHKGLHSAGVVCGLSLILPLLRSVYGDISYSFPEEMKQGSVIGNIAKDLGLDVGRLSARKARIDTVGKTRRYCDINPSKGDLIVAERIDREALCGKKASCLLKLDLVLENPLELHRISLHIQDINDNSPLFKKDVIKMEIQESTDKGARFSLDEAHDADIGENAVKGYSLPKNDNFLLNVDTKSSGRKSCELVLEKELDRESQQEINLILTALDGGAPQRSDTVVIHVTVLDANDNAPVFSQAVYKASLPENSPLGTIVITVSATDADEGVNGEVTYELDHVLDESRNAFSLDPKTGEVRVNGPIDYEEESSYEIRISAKDGLGLASYSTLIIDITDVNDNTPVIFIQSFTNPIPENVLPGTEVGIINVQDEDSDNNRQVSCFIQQNIPLKLVPSIKNYYSLVTTGPLDRELVSDYNITITATDEGSPPLSSSKSVQLSVADVNDNPPVFEEQSYNAYVTENNKPGSTLCSVSALDPDWRQNGTVIYSLLPGEVNGAPVSSYLSVNGDTGLIHAVRSLDYEQFRSFKVHVMARDNGSPPLSSNVTVSVFIMDVNDNCPQILYPAPEGHSFMTELVPKAAHGGSLVSKVIAVDADSGQNAWLSYHIVKSTDPGLLTIGLHSGEIRTQRDISESDNMKQNFIVAVKDNGQPSLSATCSMYLLISDNLAEVPELKDMSYDETNSKLTSYLIIALVSVSTFFLTFIIVILGVRFCRRRKPRLLFDGAVAIPSAYLPPNYAEVDGTGTLRSTYNYDAYLTTGSRTSDFKFVRSYNDNTLPADQTLGKSTSDFAETFGDSDSSLEVGPFHFLAKHS, encoded by the coding sequence ATGGGACACAAAGGACTCCACTCGGCAGGCGTTGTCTGCGGATTGTCTCTTATTCTTCCCCTGTTACGTTCCGTTTACGGGGATATCAGCTACTCTTTTCCCGAGGAGATGAAACAAGGAAGCGTGATCGGGAATATCGCCAAGGATCTCGGGCTGGATGTGGGCAGATTGTCTGCAAGAAAGGCTCGTATCGACACCGTGGGGAAAACCAGACGGTACTGTGACATAAATCCGAGTAAGGGGGATTTGATCGTTGCCGAGAGGATCGACAGAGAAGCGCTTTGTGGCAAGAAGGCCTCCTGCCTTTTAAAACTGGACCTGGTACTGGAGAATCCATTGGAGCTGCATCGCATCAGTCTCCATATACAAGACATCAATGATAACTCCCCGCTCTTCAAAAAGGACGTAATCAAAATGGAGATCCAGGAATCGACAGACAAAGGAGCTCGGTTTTCTTTAGATGAAGCGCACGATGCGGATATTGGAGAGAATGCTGTGAAGGGATATAGTTTACCGAAAAATGATAATTTCCTTTTAAATGTTGATACCAAATCAAGTGGACGCAAATCTTGCGAATTGGTGCTGGAAAAAGAATTAGATCGTGAAAGTCAACAGgaaattaatttaattttaacAGCTCTTGATGGTGGTGCTCCTCAGAGATCAGATACTGTAGTGATACACGTCACTGTACTGGATGCTAATGATAACGCCCCAGTGTTTAGCCAGGCTGTTTATAAAGCAAGTTTACCTGAAAACTCTCCTCTAGGTACAATAGTGATTACCGTGAGTGCTACTGATGCTGATGAGGGAGTTAATGGTGAAGTGACGTATGAACTTGATCACGTGTTGGATGAGAGCAGAAATGCTTTTTCCCTTGATCCAAAAACTGGTGAGGTGAGAGTCAATGGGCCAATAGATTATGAAGAAGAGTCCTCTTATGAAATACGAATTAGTGCAAAAGATGGCCTTGGGCTGGCATCATACTCCACCTTAATAATCGATATTACTGATGTAAATGACAACACCCCAGTGATATTTATACAATCATTTACTAACCCGATACCAGAGAACGTGCTACCCGGTACGGAGGTTGGCATCATTAACGTGCAGGATGAAGACTCTGATAATAACCGACAAGTCAGCTGCTTCATTCAGCAAAATATCCCTCTTAAACTGGTTCCCTCCATTAAAAATTACTATTCTCTTGTAACAACGGGTCCATTAGACCGCGAACTAGTGTCCGATTACAACATCACAATCACTGCTACTGATGAgggctctcctcctctttcctcctctaaAAGTGTTCAGTTATCTGTAGCTGACGTCAACGACAACCCACCTGTGTTTGAGGAGCAGTCCTACAACGCCTACgtgactgaaaacaacaaacctGGATCTACTTTATGTTCCGTTAGTGCCCTAGACCCAGACTGGAGACAAAACGGTACAGTGATTTATTCTCTTTTACCTGGGGAGGTGAACGGTGCCCCGGTGTCCTCCTATCTCTCCGTTAACGGAGACACGGGGCTGATCCACGCTGTCAGGTCGTTGGATTATGAACAGTTCAGGAGCTTTAAAGTTCACGTGATGGCGAGAGACAACGGTTCTCCTCCACTCAGCAGCAACGTGACCGTCAGTGTCTTCATAAtggatgtgaatgacaactgtcctcAGATACTTTACCCCGCCCCGGAGGGACACTCCTTCATGACTGAACTCGTCCCCAAAGCAGCTCACGGGGGCTCTCTGGTGTCCAAGGTGATAGCGGTGGATGCAGACTCCGGACAGAACGCCTGGCTGTCCTATCATATAGTCAAATCCACTGATCCGGGACTTCTCACTATTGGTCTGCACAGTGGCGAGATCAGGACACAGCGGGACATTTCTGAATCTGACAACATGAAACAGAATTTTATTGTGGCAGTGAAAGATAACGGACAGCCCTCTCTGTCTGCCACCTGTTCCATGTATTTACTGATTTCTGATAACTTGGCTGAAGTGCCAGAACTGAAAGACATGTCTTATGATGAGACTAACTCCAAACTGACCTCTTATCTGATCATCGCGCTGGTGTCAGTCTCCACCTTTTTCCTGACCTTCATTATTGTCATCCTGGGTGTGAGGTTTTGTCGCAGGAGAAAACCCAGACTGTTGTTTGATGGAGCGGTGGCCATCCCCAGTGCTTATCTGCCTCCTAATTACGCAGAAGTTGACGGAACGGGAACTTTACGCAGCACTTACAATTATGACGCTTATCTGACAACGGGCTCTAGAACCAGTGACTTCAAGTTTGTGAGATCTTACAATGACAACACACTGCCTGCAGACCAGACTCTGGGAAAGTCTACCTCTGATTTTGCAGAAACGTTTGGAGATTCTGATTCGTCGTTGGAGGTAGGACCCTTTCATTTTTTAGCAAAGCATAGTTAA